The genomic interval CGCTCGTGCTCGCCGTCATCGGCACGCTCGTCGGCGGCTATTACTTTGCGATGCGTCCGGTGACGCTGAAGATCGCGGTCGGCCCGGCCAACAGCGATGACGTCAAGGTCGTGCAGACGCTAACCCAGGCCTTCGCGCAGAGCAAAGGCTATGTACGGCTGCGCCCGATCCAGACCGACGGCGCGACCGCCAGCGCCCAGGCGCTCGCGGAAAACAAGGTCGATCTCGCCATCGTGCGCGGCGACGTCGACGTTCCCAAGAACGCGCAGGCCGTCGCCACGCTGCGCAAGAACGTCGTCGTGCTCTGGGTGCCGCCGCCCGGCAAGGGCAAGAAGAAGGGTCCCAAGATCACCAAGATCGCGCAGCTCGCCGGCCATCGCGTCGGCGTGGTCGGTCGCACGCAGGCCAACGTCAACCTGCTGAAGGTGATCCTGCAACAATATGGCGTCGATCCCGCCAAGGTGGAGATCGTGCAATTCCCGGCGAACGAAGCCGCGGAGATGATCCGCGGCCAGAAGGCCGATGCCTATCTCGCCGCCGGCCCCGTCAACAGCAAGATCACCGCCGACGCCATTGCAGCCTCGACCAAGGACGGCGGCGTTCCGACCTTCCTTGCGATCGACTCGGCAGATGCGATCGCGCAGAACCATCCGGTGTACGAGTCGGCCGAGATCCCCGCCGGCACCTATGGCGGCGCGCCCGACCGCCCCGACGATGAGGTCAAGACGATCAGCTTCGCGCACCACATCGTCGCGCGCAAAGGCCTGTCGGAAACCACGGTTGCGATGTTCACCCGGCAGCTCTTCGCCGTGCGCCAGCAATTGGTGACGGAGTTCCCGCTGGCCGCGAAGATCGAAACGCCTGACACCGACAAGGACGCCGTGATTCCCGTGCATCCGGGCGCCGCCGCCTTCGTCGACGGCGAAGAAAAGACCTTCCTCGACAAATACAGCGATTACATCTGGTGGGGCCTGATGGCGCTCTCCGCCATGGGCTCGATCGGCGCGTGGTTCGCGGGCTATCTGAAGAAGGACGAGCGCGACAACAACAGCCATCTGCGCGAACGGCTGATGGACATGATCGTCGCGGCCAGGAAGAGCGAGACGGCCGAAGAGCTCGACCAGATGCAGACCGAGGCCGACGACATCCTGCGCGACACGCTGCGCTGCTTCGATCACGGCGCGATCGAGGAAGGCGGCCTCACGGCATTCAACATCGCGCTCGATCAATTCCATGCGGCGGTTGCCGACCGCAAGGCAGTGCTCTTGAGCCTGCCGCAAAACCTGCAGCGCGCCGGCGCGCAATTTCGCGCGGCAGGTAACGCATAAGCACTTGCCGGCGTAATCGCCGCGTCACATTGTCTCAATATAGCTGCGCCGTCATTCCGGGGCGCGCGCCAGCGCGAACCCGGAATCTCGAGATTCCGGGTCTCGTCCTTCGGACCCGGAATGACGTTGCCTCAGCCAGCGAATCCTCCATGAAAATCAAACTCTCCCGCCGTCGTTTCCTCTCCACCGGCGCCGGTGCGCTCGGCGCACTCGCGATGCCGCATCTGTCGCGCGCCGGCGACCGGCCGCTGATCACTCACGGCGTGCAATCCGGCGACGTTACCGTCGACGGCGGCGTGGTCTGGGCGCGTGCCGACCGGCCCTCGCAAATACTGGTCGAGGTGGCGACGACCGAATCCTTCCGCAATGCCCGTGCGCTGCCGCCGATCGCGGCGCTGCCCGAGAGCGATTTCACCGCCAAGATGCTGCTGGAGAACCTCCCCGGAGGGCAGGACATCTTCTACCGCGTCCGCTTCCGCGATCTCTCCTTTACGGCCGCCGAGAGCGAGCCGGTGGTCGGCCGCTTCCGCACCGCGCCTGCCGATCGCCGCGACGTCAGCTTCGTCTGGGGCGGCGACGTCGCCGGCCAGGGCTGGGGCATCAATCCCGATGACGGCGGCATGTTCACCTTCGCGACCATGCGCAAGCACCGCCCGGACTTCTTCCTGCATTCCGGCGACACGATCTACGCCGACGGCCCGATCCAGCCGGAGGTGAAACTCGCGGACGGCAAGCTCTGGAAGAACGTCACCATTGCCGAGAAGGCCAAGGTCGCCGAAACGCTCGACGAATTCCGCGCCGCGCATAAGTACAATTTCTCCGACGACAATGTCCGCGCCTTCAATGCCGAAGTCCCGATCTTCGTGCAGTGGGACGACCATGAGGTGACCAACAACTGGTCGCTGTCGAAGGAGCTGCCGGCCGCCTACAAGGAGCGCAACATCACGCTGCTGGCGGCGCGCGGGGCGCGCGCCTTCCGCGAGATGTATCCGATGCGCGAGAGCATCGTGGAGCCGGGCCGGGTTTATCGCCAGATCTCCTACGGCCCGCATCTCGACGTCTTCATGCTCGACGAGCGCAGCTATCGCGGCGCCAACGGTCCCAACCAGGAGACCGCGTACGGGCCCGCCAGCTACTTCCTCGGCCCGGACCAGATTGCCTGGCTGAAGCGCGGCCTGCTCAACTCGCGCGCGACCTGGAAGGTGATCGCCTCCGACATGCCGCTCAGCCTCATCGTGGCCGACACCGCAAAGGGGGGCTCGGAAGCTTTTGCGCAAGGCGACGGTCCGCCGCGCGGCCGCGAGCTGGAGATCGCCGACCTCCTGCGCTTC from Bradyrhizobium arachidis carries:
- a CDS encoding alkaline phosphatase, which gives rise to MKIKLSRRRFLSTGAGALGALAMPHLSRAGDRPLITHGVQSGDVTVDGGVVWARADRPSQILVEVATTESFRNARALPPIAALPESDFTAKMLLENLPGGQDIFYRVRFRDLSFTAAESEPVVGRFRTAPADRRDVSFVWGGDVAGQGWGINPDDGGMFTFATMRKHRPDFFLHSGDTIYADGPIQPEVKLADGKLWKNVTIAEKAKVAETLDEFRAAHKYNFSDDNVRAFNAEVPIFVQWDDHEVTNNWSLSKELPAAYKERNITLLAARGARAFREMYPMRESIVEPGRVYRQISYGPHLDVFMLDERSYRGANGPNQETAYGPASYFLGPDQIAWLKRGLLNSRATWKVIASDMPLSLIVADTAKGGSEAFAQGDGPPRGRELEIADLLRFIKMAPIRNTVWLTADVHYAAAHYYDPNKAQFQEFDPFWEFVSGPLHAGTFGPNTLDNTFGPEVRFIKAPEPGQANLPPSAGMQFFGHVKIDGASGQMTVTLRDRADVALWATTLDPKLA
- a CDS encoding TAXI family TRAP transporter solute-binding subunit encodes the protein MKPGLKRMFGRSMTGGTDRTDIPTPTSPRSAARKTMLASLALVLAVIGTLVGGYYFAMRPVTLKIAVGPANSDDVKVVQTLTQAFAQSKGYVRLRPIQTDGATASAQALAENKVDLAIVRGDVDVPKNAQAVATLRKNVVVLWVPPPGKGKKKGPKITKIAQLAGHRVGVVGRTQANVNLLKVILQQYGVDPAKVEIVQFPANEAAEMIRGQKADAYLAAGPVNSKITADAIAASTKDGGVPTFLAIDSADAIAQNHPVYESAEIPAGTYGGAPDRPDDEVKTISFAHHIVARKGLSETTVAMFTRQLFAVRQQLVTEFPLAAKIETPDTDKDAVIPVHPGAAAFVDGEEKTFLDKYSDYIWWGLMALSAMGSIGAWFAGYLKKDERDNNSHLRERLMDMIVAARKSETAEELDQMQTEADDILRDTLRCFDHGAIEEGGLTAFNIALDQFHAAVADRKAVLLSLPQNLQRAGAQFRAAGNA